A single window of Pseudarthrobacter defluvii DNA harbors:
- a CDS encoding DUF3375 family protein — protein MPRSARSSADAISARLRDLELLTKGPAWALTRSAPWVIAVLQASFTRTRPQVPLEEFHADVDTFLEELRRQDPGLGGGANGKAFGDEWTRRQFLTRRNQSGQIVYEATEPAARVLAFLDSLSSERSTLNGSRLGTLLGDVEKLANETNPDQSARLEALEEEIEERQQLIEDISTGEFDGLLDDDEAVEAAGNILDLAASLPADYKKMRDRIEELVGELRNQIIEESLTKGATMAQVLEADKRLRQSPEGRTFRSFTAFLEDPQQQLRFRSAIGEVLSRQFADDLSPEDRETLKNLVAELRQQHSQIQRIYGKLSESLNTYVQSDDFRQSVRLRQVLREAEQAIRSLPYERERPGLVPGPVLYNAGFESLSMVKLFDPDEFAAPPRLADPIAFTDSDRVRSPRTGKAKPAVVRAALAGAATLADAWQQLPPEEQHINSIRALLSEALHAGADFDRGAWDGLDFEQIDGSTRRAYLPVVTLAKDSDD, from the coding sequence TTACCCGCACCCGGCCGCAGGTGCCGCTTGAGGAATTCCATGCCGACGTCGACACCTTCCTTGAGGAGCTCCGGCGCCAGGATCCGGGGCTGGGGGGAGGGGCCAACGGGAAGGCCTTTGGCGATGAGTGGACCCGGCGGCAGTTCCTGACCCGCCGGAACCAGTCAGGCCAGATTGTTTATGAGGCCACCGAGCCTGCCGCCCGTGTGCTCGCCTTCCTGGACAGTCTTTCCAGCGAGCGGTCCACCCTGAATGGTTCCCGCCTGGGCACCCTGCTGGGGGATGTGGAAAAGCTCGCCAATGAAACCAACCCGGACCAAAGCGCCCGCCTCGAGGCCCTTGAGGAGGAAATTGAGGAGCGCCAGCAGCTGATCGAGGACATCAGCACCGGCGAGTTCGACGGCCTGCTCGACGACGACGAAGCCGTGGAAGCCGCCGGGAACATCCTGGACCTGGCGGCAAGCCTGCCTGCCGACTACAAGAAGATGCGTGACCGGATAGAGGAACTGGTGGGCGAACTCCGCAACCAGATCATCGAGGAGTCCCTGACCAAGGGCGCCACTATGGCGCAGGTCCTCGAGGCGGACAAGCGGCTGCGCCAGAGCCCCGAGGGCAGGACGTTCCGCTCCTTTACGGCATTCCTTGAGGACCCGCAGCAGCAGCTGAGGTTCCGGTCGGCCATCGGGGAGGTGCTGAGCCGGCAGTTCGCGGATGACCTTTCACCCGAGGACCGGGAGACGCTGAAGAACCTGGTGGCAGAGCTCCGCCAGCAGCACAGCCAGATCCAGCGCATCTACGGCAAGCTCAGCGAAAGCCTCAACACCTACGTCCAGAGCGACGACTTCCGCCAGTCAGTCCGGCTGCGGCAGGTCCTGCGCGAAGCCGAGCAGGCCATCCGTTCCCTCCCGTACGAGCGCGAACGCCCTGGCCTGGTTCCCGGACCGGTCCTGTACAACGCCGGATTCGAGTCCCTGTCCATGGTGAAGCTCTTCGATCCCGACGAGTTCGCCGCCCCGCCCCGCCTGGCCGATCCCATCGCCTTCACGGATTCGGACCGGGTGCGCTCGCCGCGGACGGGCAAGGCCAAACCGGCGGTGGTCCGGGCGGCACTGGCCGGCGCCGCGACCCTTGCCGATGCCTGGCAGCAGCTGCCGCCCGAGGAGCAGCACATCAACTCCATCCGTGCCCTGTTGTCGGAGGCCCTGCATGCCGGGGCGGACTTCGACCGCGGTGCCTGGGATGGCCTGGACTTCGAACAGATAGACGGCTCCACCCGCAGGGCCTACCTGCCGGTGGTCACGCTCGCAAAGGATTCAGATGACTGA